One window from the genome of Nicotiana tomentosiformis chromosome 5, ASM39032v3, whole genome shotgun sequence encodes:
- the LOC138892435 gene encoding uncharacterized protein — translation MGPFQNLGHIQRYRSRLNMETAFSNLNGKIWLFFDAVVEWELVTEIAQQVTVRVFHHDLGQHILMTFVYAKCSSVERLELWDSLYYLESDMELPWLVGGDFNVVLHEDEKIGGRPVYPSEYGDFAFCHLFTTTEVEHLIRTGTDHAPLLMTCGEQTTNFVKPFKFLNFWTKHATFNEMVRQNWNADFIGDPFLILKHKLKKQLAILEDIVNVKEMLFEEEPTIENIIVLQKAQAELKKYFSIKDQYWKQKAGMTWFAEGDRNTNFFHIHINEKRKKLQMERIQNGDGNWLEDQEQMANAAIEFYQRQFTNKGNPTNFSMLENLPTIVTLAQNLELCRFSTLEEVRVAIFKLSGDSASGSDGFTGLFYQECWKVISYDMHNMILHFYGGAPLPKSITHTNLVFLPKKPRVQTFSDLRPISLSNFINKVLSRVIHDKLEQFLPSLICPNQSRFVKGRSIFENILLTQEIVADIRLRGKPANVIIKLDMAKAYDRVSWKYLLHIIRRMGFAERFINMVWNMVSNNWYSVLVNGKPSCFFKSTRFGMPKWSDLLNHLAYADDTIIFALAHPPSLSKIMAILGRYEQVSGQLINKAKRSYYMHANVAHALFQRVGDITGFAQGEFPFTYLGCPIFYNRRRKDYYDDLVKKIKAKLHSWKGKLLSFGGKATLITRAPKRKVGADIGLPGRIYVFLKKKVVELRQEGIWNEHLVDQSFTEEIAEHIIQNVQYGGSEEFWDKPYWMPTTSGKFTLGSSWHILRHRAHPNQEFKNIWIKGLPFKILFFLWRLWRRKVATDDLWRRQGYIVMSRCWCCHHPQEETIDHIFLTSPIANKEAPAITTWEWWKRRNTGKYGGTVSTSRVIHEVNKILHYLARMRYPWLSNMPLIWPDMIIYLEGYKPILVTRTITWQAPYAGWFKCNTDEASKGNPGPSSLGFCVRNKTGDLVYARSVDLRITTNVVAEAKYIVQGLEYCMEQGLHPLILETDSLLMKKVIEGEWDPPWSLVEEVKKIKEI, via the exons ATGGGGCCTTTTCAGAATTTAGGGCATATACAAAGATATAGGAGTCGATTGAATATGGAAACTGCCTTCTCAAATTTGAATGGGAAGATATGGTTGTTCTTCGACGccgtggttgaatgggagttgGTTACAGAAATTGCTCAACAAGTGACTGTAAGGGTGTTCCACCATGATCTTGGCCAGCACATTTTGATGACCTTTGTGTATGCAAAATGCTCATCTGTGGAGAGATTAGAATTATGGGATAGCTTGTATTACTTGGAAAGTGACATGGAATTACCTTGGTTAGTGGGAGGTGACTTTAATGTGGTATTACATGAAGATGAAAAGATAGGGGGTCGTCCAGTATATCCATCTGAATATGGGGACTTTGCTTTTTGT CACCTATTTACAACAACTGAAGTGGAGCACTTGATCAGGACAGGCAcagatcatgcaccattgctaATGACTTGTGGGGAACAAACCACAAACTTTGTCAAGCCATTCAAATTCTTAAATTTCTGGACAAAACATGCTACATTTAACGAGAtggtgaggcagaattggaatgCTGATTTCATTGGAGATCCATTTCTAATATTAAAGCATAAACTGAAGAAG CAACTGGCTATACTGGAAGACATTGTGAATGTCAAAGAAATGTTGTTTGAGGAGGAGCCAACAATTGAGAACATAATAGTCCTTCAAAAAGCTCAggcagaattgaagaaatactttAGTATAAAGGATCAATACtggaagcaaaaagctgggaTGACATGGTTTGCAGAGGGTGATAGGAACACTAATTTCTTTCACATCCATATCaatgaaaaaagaaagaagctgcaaatGGAAAGGATCCAGAATGGAGATGGCAATTGGTTGGAAGATCAAGAACAAATGGCCAATGCTGCAATTGAATTCTATCAAAGGCAGTTTACTAATAAAGGGAATCCTACAAATTTTTCCATGCTGGAGAATTTACCTACTATAGTGACTTTGGCGCAAAACTTGGAGTTGTGTAGATTTTCAACCCTAGAGGAAGTTAGGGTAGCAATTTTTAAGCTAAGTGGAGATAGTGCCAGTGGTTCTGATGGATTTACTGGACTATTTTATCAAGAATGTTGGAAAGTAATTAGCTATGACATGCATAATATGATACTACATTTCTATGGTGGTGCACCTTTGCCTAAGTCTATTACTCATACTAACTTGGTATTCCTACCAAAGAAGCCCAGGGTGCAGACCTTCTCAGACTTAAGACCAATAAGTCTGAGCAACTTTATCAATAAAGTGTTGTCTAGAGTTATACATGATAAACTGGAGCAGTTCCTGCCTTCTCTAATATGTCCTAATCAGTCTAGATTTGTGAAAGGGAGGAGCATATTTGAGAATATACTACTCACTCAGGAAATTGTTGCTGACATAAGATTGAGAGGCAAACCTGCCAATGTTATCATTAAGCTGGATATGGCAAAGGCATATGACAGGGTTTCATGGAAATATTTGTTGCATATAATAAGAAGAATGGGATTTGCAGAAAGGTTTATTAATATGGTATGGAATATGGTGTCAAACAACTGGTATTCAGTTTTGGTGAATGGGAAACCCTCATGTTTCTTTAAGTCAACAAG ATTTGGTATGCCAAAGTGGTCTGATCTTTTGAACCACttggcatatgctgatgatacaATAATATTTGCCTTAGCTCATCCCCCTTCATTGAGTAAGATCATGGCAATACTGGGCAGATATGAACAGGTGTCAGGCCAACTGATCAACAAAGCTAAGAGATCTTATTACATGCATGCCAATGTTGCACATGCTTTGTTCCAGAGGGTAGGTGACATTACAGGTTTTGCTCAAGGAGAGTTCCCATTCACATATTTAGGGTGTCCAATCTTCTACAATAGAAGGAGAAAGGATTACTATGATGATCTTGTAAAGAAAATAAAGGCTAAATTGCATTCTTGGAAAGGAAAACTTCTAtcatttggaggaaaggcaacactAATTACCA GAGCACCAAAGAGGAAGGTAGGAGCAGACATTGGGCTTCCTGGCAGAATCTATGTCTTCCTAAAGAAGAAG GTGGTTGAACTAAGGCAAGAAGGAATATGGAATGAACATTTGGTTGATCAAAGTTTTACAGAAGAAATTGCAGAGCATATTATACAAAATGTCCAGTATGGAGGCAGTGAAGAATTTTGGGACAagccatactggatgccaacAACTTCTGGAAAATTCACTCTAGGGAGTTCTTGGCATATTCTTAGACATAGAGCACATCCTAATCAGGAGTTTAAAAATATATGGATCAAAggtttgccattcaagatatTATTCTTCTTGTGGAGATTATGGAGGCGCAAGGTGGCTACTGATGATTTATGGAGAAGACAAGGGTACATAGTCATGTCTAGATGTTGGTGTTGTCATCATCCCCAGGAGGAAACAATTGATCATATATTTTTAACCAGCCCAATAGCTAATAAG GAAGCACCAGCCATAACTACATGGGAGTGGTGGAAAAGGAGGAACACAGGAAAGTATGGAGGAACAGTATCAACCAGTAGAGTCATACATGAAGTTAACAAAATATTGCATTATTTGGCAAGGATGAGGTATCCATGGTTGTCAAACATGCCATTGATTTGGCCAGATATGATAATCTACCTGGAGGGATATAAACCTATTCTTGTTACTAGGACAATCACATGGCAGGCGCCATATGCAGGATGGTTCAAATGCAACACTGACGAAGCTTCAAAAGGGAATCCTGGTCCTAGTTCACTAGGCTTTTGTGTGAGAAACAAAACAGGAGATTTGGTGTATGCAAGGTCTGTGGACTTAAGGATAACAACAAATGTTGTAGCTGAGGCTAAGTATATCGTACAAGGCTTGGAATACTGTATGGAGCAGGGGCTTCACCCTCTCATTTTGGAGACTGACTCATTGCTGATGAAGAAGGTTATTGAAGGAGAATGGGATCCACCTTGGAGTTTAGTGGAAGAAGTGAAGAAAATTAAGGAGATATGA